In Capsicum annuum cultivar UCD-10X-F1 chromosome 7, UCD10Xv1.1, whole genome shotgun sequence, one genomic interval encodes:
- the LOC107878077 gene encoding transcription factor PIF4, giving the protein MNPCLPEWNIEAEQPVPHQKKPMGFDHELVELLWRNGEVVLHSQTHKKQPGYDPNECRHFDKHVQPTIRVAGDQTNLLQDDETVSWLNCPIDDSFDKVFCSPFLSDISTAPLREADKSIRQSEDNKVFKFDPLEINHVLPQSHHSGFDPNPMPPPRFNNFGSAQQQHHIGGNQKGVNFPPPVRSSNMQLGGKEARSNLMLQDIKEGSVMTVGSSHCGSNQVAVDADTSRFSSSANRGLSAALITDYTGKISPQSDTMDRDTFEPANTSSSGGSGSSYARACNRSTATNSQNHKRKSRDGEEPECQSKADGLESAGGNKAQKSGTARRSRAAEVHNLSERRRRDRINEKMKALQDLLPHSTKTDKASMLDEAIEYLKSLQMQLQMMWMGSGMASLMFPGVQHYMSRMGMGISPQTVPSIHNAMHLARLPLVDPSIPLTQAAPNQAAMCQNSMLNQVNYQRHLQNPNFQDQYASYMGFHPLQGASQPMNIFGLGSHTAQQSQQLPHPTNSNAPTT; this is encoded by the exons ATGAATCCTTGTCTTCCTGAATGGAATATTGAGGCTGAACAACCGGTTCCACATCAAAAGAAGCCAATGGG ATTTGATCATGAGCTAGTGGAGTTGTTGTGGCGAAATGGCGAGGTAGTATTACACAGTCAAACACATAAAAAGCAGCCAGGCTATGATCCTAATGAATGCAGACACTTTGACAAGCATGTTCAACCAACAATAAGAGTTGCTGGTGATCAGACCAATTTGCTTCAAGATGATGAAACTGTGTCATGGCTCAACTGCCCCATCGATGATTCATTTGACAAAGTATTTTGTTCTCCATTCTTATCTGATATTTCAACAGCTCCCCTAAGGGAGGCTGATAAGTCAATTAGGCAATCAGAGGACAATAAGGTTTTCAAGTTTGATCCCTTAGAGATCAATCATGTTCTTCCGCAATCACATCATTCTGGTTTTGATCCAAATCCAATGCCCCCTCCAAGATTTAACAACTTTGGATCAGCACAGCAGCAACATCACATAGGGGGCAATCAGAAAGGTGTTAACTTTCCTCCACCTGTAAGGTCCTCCAATATGCAGCTTGGTGGCAAAGAAGCTAGAAGCAATCTGATGCTGCAAGATATTAAAGAGGGGTCTGTGATGACTGTTGGTTCAAGCCACTGTGGCAGCAATCAAGTTGCTGTTGATGCTGATACTAGCCGGTTTTCAAGTAGTGCAAATAGAGGGTTGTCTGCAGCATTGATCACTGACTATACCGGAAAGATCAGTCCACAAAGTGATACAATGGACCGAGACACATTTGAACCAGCTAATACATCATCTTCAGGTGGATCGGGCAGTAGTTATGCAAGAGCATGCAACCGATCTACTGCGACCAATAGCCAGAACCACAAAAGGAAAAGCAGAGATGGTGAAGAACCAGAATGCCAGAGTAAA GCTGATGGGCTAGAATCAGCTGGAGGAAACAAAGCCCAAAAATCGGGAACAGCCCGAAGGAGCCGTGCTGCAGAAGTGCATAACCTCTCTGAAAGG AGACGGAGGGATAGAATCAATGAGAAGATGAAGGCCTTGCAAGATCTTCTTCCTCACTCTACTAAG ACAGATAAAGCATCAATGCTGGATGAGGCAATTGAATACTTGAAGTCACTTCAAATGCAACTGCAG ATGATGTGGATGGGAAGTGGCATGGCATCATTGATGTTCCCTGGTGTCCAACACTACATGTCCAGAATGGGAATGGGGATCAGTCCGCAAACGGTGCCTTCCATTCACAATGCCATGCATTTAGCTAGGCTTCCCTTGGTTGATCCATCAATCCCTTTGACACAAGCTGCCCCTAATCAAGCTGCAATGTGCCAGAATTCAATGCTGAATCAAGTTAACTATCAACGCCATTTGCAGAATCCTAACTTTCAAGACCAATATGCCAGCTACATGGGGTTTCATCCACTTCAGGGTGCTTCTCAG CCTATGAACATTTTTGGCTTAGGTTCACATACAGCACAGCAAAGTCAGCAGTTGCCGCATCCAACTAACAGTAATGCACCCACCACTTGA